GCTGCCAAGCACGTTGATGTTTATTTAACTTGGGGCGAACCACCTGCACAAGTAGCAGAAAAAATTGCTGCGGTTAAGAGATTAGCAGAGGCAGAAGGAAGAACATTAAAGTTTGGTATTCGCTTGCACGTCATTGTGCGAGAAACAGAAAGTAAAGCTTGGGAAGCAGCGAATCAGTTAATTAAATATGTGGATGAAAATGCGATCGCTACTGCTCAAAAAGCTTTTTCTCGCATGGACTCAGAAGGACAAAAACGCATGACACAATTACATAATAGTAGTCGTGAAACCTTAGAAATTAGCCCGAATCTTTGGGCAGGAGTTGGTTTAGTCCGAGGAGGTGCAGGAACTGCTTTAGTTGGCGATCCAGATACCGTTGCGGCGCGGATGTTGGAATATAGAAATTTAGGAATTGATACTTTCATTTTTTCTGGATATCCGCATTTAGAAGAAGCTTATCGAGTCGCAGAATTACTATTTCCTCGATTGCCTTTAGAAAACTTACCTAATGTCGAACAGCAGCTAGTTTTAAGCCCGTTTGGAGAGATTGTTGCTAATGAAAAATTCCCCAACCAACAGTTAAAAGAAAAATTGACTGCTACAGTTGATTAACTAAAAAAAAAGCGTTGTTAATGGAAGGCTGAAATCAAGAAATTTATTTTTAGGAGTTGTTAGAATGGCGAATATTTTAGCGATCGCAGGTAGTCCTTCTCACCCGTCAAGAACTTATAGTTTGGTGGAATATACGACTAATTTATTACAGCAACAAGGTTACAACATCAACATTATTTCTGTAAGAGACTTTCCCGCCGAAGATTTAGTATTTGGGCGTTATGACAGCCCGAATTTAGAGCAACCAAAAGCACTTTTAGAAAAAGCTAATGGAGTAATTATTGCCACTCCAATTTATAAAGCAGCTTACACTGGGTTACTCAAATCTTTTTTGGATTTATTGCCGCAGAAAGCTTTGTTAGATAAGATTGTTTTACCCATTGCTACAGGGGGAACGATCGCTCATTTACTAGCGATCGACTATGCCTTAAAACCACTATTAACGGAATTAGGCGCACGACACATTTTAGGCGGCGTTTATGCAGTGGATAAACAAATACAACGACAACAGGATGGAAGTATTCAGCTTGACGAAGAAATTGAACAAAGGCTGCAACATTCATTAAATGATTTCGTCAAAGCAGTAGGTTTACCAAAACAGTTGGTAAAAAATTAGCTCTGGTTAAGCTACCCTTTTCAAGTCGAACACTCAATAGTAGCAGATGGGTTTGCTCTCCTCTCCATTTGCTACTTTTTTCTGACTAAAACTAGGATGGAAAATATGTTTGAACATCTAGAAAGAGAGTTGATAGAAGGCGAACCTTGGGCAAGTGAAATAGTTTATTTACCCGTCTGGAAGATGGTAGATGAAGAACCAAAAGAATTGCAAAGAATAAATTATGAATTAACCGCTAAACCTAAAAGCATTGATTTCACTCAATTTTATTTAACTGTAATTAAGGTGTTTTTTTAAATCATGAAACTCTATTACATCACTCTAAATAACACAAATGAAGTACTGCAAATTGTCCAAATCATCCTCGAAGAAAAATTAGCAGTTTGTGTTAACTGGTTTGCTGTTACCTGTGCCTACCATTGGGAAGGAAAACTTTTTCAAGAACCAGAAATAGTTTTAATAATTAAAACCAAATCAAATTATCGAAAAAGAATTGAAGAGGTCATTAGTCAACATATTTCCTCTGAAAAAATCATTTCTGAA
The sequence above is a segment of the Phormidium ambiguum IAM M-71 genome. Coding sequences within it:
- the ssuD gene encoding FMNH2-dependent alkanesulfonate monooxygenase; amino-acid sequence: MQVLWFIPTHGDGRYLATSNGGRAVSFPYLRQIAQAVDNLGYTGALLPTGRSCEDAWILASSLVTHTQRMRFLVAVRPGLMSPGVAARMAATFDRISNGRLLINVVTGGDPVELAGDGLHLSHDDRYKLTEEFLTVWRQIVAGQETNFKGDYLDIQGGKILFPPVQKPYPPLWFGGSSPIAQEIAAKHVDVYLTWGEPPAQVAEKIAAVKRLAEAEGRTLKFGIRLHVIVRETESKAWEAANQLIKYVDENAIATAQKAFSRMDSEGQKRMTQLHNSSRETLEISPNLWAGVGLVRGGAGTALVGDPDTVAARMLEYRNLGIDTFIFSGYPHLEEAYRVAELLFPRLPLENLPNVEQQLVLSPFGEIVANEKFPNQQLKEKLTATVD
- the ssuE gene encoding NADPH-dependent FMN reductase, which gives rise to MANILAIAGSPSHPSRTYSLVEYTTNLLQQQGYNINIISVRDFPAEDLVFGRYDSPNLEQPKALLEKANGVIIATPIYKAAYTGLLKSFLDLLPQKALLDKIVLPIATGGTIAHLLAIDYALKPLLTELGARHILGGVYAVDKQIQRQQDGSIQLDEEIEQRLQHSLNDFVKAVGLPKQLVKN
- the cutA gene encoding divalent-cation tolerance protein CutA; its protein translation is MKLYYITLNNTNEVLQIVQIILEEKLAVCVNWFAVTCAYHWEGKLFQEPEIVLIIKTKSNYRKRIEEVISQHISSEKIISEFTPNGGNKEFLDWLNKEIPNNSLVESIS